The Streptomyces cathayae DNA segment GGTTGGCCATGCGGACGGCCCGCTCGATCGCCACCCAGCACATCAGCCGTGAGTACAGGAAGTTCCTGCGCCCGCCGCGCGTCTCCCAGATGCCCTCGTCGGGCTGGTCCCAGTGCGTGCACACCCAGTCCACCAGCGCGCACACATGGTCCCACTGCTCGCTGGAGATGGGCTCGGCCCACTTGTCGTACAGGTAGAAGGAGTCGATCAGCGCCCCGTAGATGTCGAGCTGCAACTGGTCGGCCGCCGCGTTGCCGACCCGCACCGGTGCCGAACCCCGGTACCCCTCCAGATGGCCGAGTTCGCGCTCGGCCAGGTCGGTACGGCCGTCGATGCCGTACATGATCTGCAGCGGGCCGGAGGGGCACCCGTCGCCGGGACTGACGTGCCGGGACACGAACCCCATGAACGCCCTGGCCTCCTCGGAGAAGCCCAGCCGCAGCAGCGCGTACACGCAGAAGGCCGCGTCCCGCATCCACACGTACCGGTAGTCCCAGTTGCGCTCCCCGCCGAGCTCCTCCGGAAGACTCGTCGTGGGCGCCGCCACGATCGCCCCGGTCGGCGCGTAGGTGAGCAGCTTCAGGGTGAGGGCGGAGCGGTGCACCATCTCCCGCCACCGGCCGCGGTAGCGGGAGGAGGACAGCCAGTGCCGCCAGTACCGCACCGTGGTGCCGAACTGCTCCTCCGCATCCCGGTGCGCGCAGTGGCGGGGGGCCACCTCGCCGCCGACCCGGTCCAGGGTGAACACCGCGGTCTCGCCCTCCGCCAGTTTGAAGTCGGCCCGCACGTCCGGGCCGTCGGCCTCCAGCGGGACGGTCGAGGTGAGCGCGAGGGACAGCGCCTCGGACTCGAACACCGCCAGGTCGCCGGCCAGCCGCAGGGTGTGCGGCCGGGTGCCGTACTCGAACCGCGGCGCCGCCCGCATCCGGAACGGGAGGGCCCCGCGCACGCACAGCACCCGCCGGATCAGCCGGTGCCGGTCCTCCTCGGCCGGCTCCGGCTCCCCGGTGACCGGCATGAAGTCCTGCACCTCACCCACGCCGTCCTCGGTGAAGAACCTGGTGATCAGGACATTGGTGTCGGGGAAGTAGAACTGCTTGGTGTGCGCCGGCACGGCCGCCGCCAGCTCGAAGGAGCCCCCGCGCCCGGCGTCCAGGATCGCGGCGAAGACACTGGGTGAGTCGAAGTCCGGGCAGCAGTACCAGTCGATGGTGCCGTCGGTCGCGACCAGCGCCACGCTGCGCAGATCTCCGATCAGGCCGTGATCGGAGATCGGTGCGTACCGCTGCCCGCCGGACGTTGCCCACTCCCTCGCCGCCCCGTCCATCGCAGCCTCCCTGGCCCGCCGGTACGTGCCGCCCTGACTGCCAGCTTAGGCAGGCCCGGCCGGACGGGCCCGCGGTAGGAGGTTCACGCCACGAGGACGCGCAGTCCCGCCTCCTCGAACCGGCGCACCGCCTCCGGGGAGGCCGCCGCGTCCGTGACCAGGGTGTCCACCGACCCGGCCGGACAGATCCGGGCGAACGCCCGCCGGCCCAGTTTGCTGGAATCGGCCGCCACGATCACCCGCTCGGCCCGTTCGCACAGCAGCCGGTTGATCGCCGCCTCCGCCTCGTCGTGCGCCGCCGCGCCGTGTGCGACGTCGAAGGCGACGACACCGAGCACCGCCACGTCGAGCGTGATCTGCCCCAGCACCCCGTCCGCGAGCGGCCCGACCAGCTCGTACGACTGGGCCCGCGCCACCCCGCCGGTCACCACGATCTTGAACTGCGGGCGCACGGCGAGCTCGCCCGCGATGTTGAGCGCGTTGGTCACCACCGTCAGCGCGGGCGACCCGGACGCGAGATCACCGCGTACCGCCAGCGCACGCGCCACTTCCGTGGTGGTGGTGCCGCCGGTCAGCCCGACCGCCTCGCCCGGCGCGAGGAGCCCCGCCACGGCCTCGGCGATCCGCTGCTTCTCGGAGGCGCGGCGAGCGGTCTTGTAGCGCAGCGGCAGCTCGTACGACACCCCGTGCGCCACCGCCCCGCCCCGGGTGCGCACCAGCATCTGCTGCCCGGCGAGGGTGTCGAAGTCCCGGCGGATCGTCGCGGCCGACACCTCCAGCTCGGCGGCGGTCTCGTCCACGTCCAGTCGGCCCCGCTCGACGAGCAGTTCGAGCAGCGCCTGCCAGCGGGCGTCCCGCGACATCCGCCCTCCCGTCCTGCCGCCACCTGCCGTCTCCCGGCCTGCGGCGACCCTAGCGCCTGTCCGGCGGACAGGCCCCGACGCACCGACGATCTCTGCTCGAATGCTTGATTGTGCTCGAAACTCCGCTCTATCTTGCAACAACAATCACCGAGGCGGGTGGGGGCGGCCATGACACATGTCGAGGACGAACTGACGAGTCAGCCCGAGTGCTGGACGCGGGCCGCCACGCAGGCGGCCGAGCACACCCGGGCCCTCCCGGCACCGGGGGAGCGGGTCGCGGTCGTCGGCTGCGGCACCTCGTACTTCATGGCGCAGGCGGTGGCGGCCCTGCGCGAAGGGGCGGGTCAGGGCGAGACGGACGCCTTCGCCGCCTCGGAGTTCCCGCACGGACGTGCCTACGACCACGTCGTCGCCCTCACCCGCTCCGGCACCACCACCGAAGTCCTGGACCTGCTCGACCGGTTGAAGGGCGGCACCCGTACCACCGCGCTCACCGCCGACCCGGACACCGCCGTGACGGCATCGGCGGACGAGACCGTCGTACTCGACTACGCGGACGAACGCTCCGTCGTGCAGACGCGGTTCGCGACCACGGCCCTCACCCTGCTCCGCGCCCACCTCGGCCTGCACACCGGCACGGTCGTCGAGGACGCGCGAACCGCCCTCGCACGACCGCTGCCCGAAGGGCTCGTGGACTGCACCCAGTTCACCTTCCTCGGCCGCGGCTGGACCGTGGGCCTCGCCCACGAGGCGGGTCTGAAGATGCGGGAGGCCGCACTGGCGTGGACGGAGGCCTACCCGGCCATGGAATACCGGCACGGCCCCATCAGCGTCACCACGCGCGGTACCGCGACCTGGATGCTGGGCGACGCACCGGACGGTCTGGCCGAACAGGTGCGGGACACCGGCGGAGCGTGGATCCAGGGCACCCTCGACCCGCTGGCCGAACTCGTCCGCGCCCAGCGCCTCGCCGTCGCCGTCGCCGAGGCCCGCGGACTCGACCCCGACCGCCCCCGCCACCTCACCCGCTCGGTCGTTCTCGAGCCCTGACCCCGCCGGAAAGCACCGGAAAGCACCGGAAGGCGCTGAAAGGGACCGGAAAGAACGGAAGGAGCGAACGTGCCTCTCACCACCACCGGCGAACTCGTCGGCCGCGCCGCCGCGGCGGGTTCCGCCGTCGCCTCGTTCAACGTCATCACGCTGGAACACGTCGAAGCCGTCATCGCCGGTGCCGAGTCGGTGGACGCCCCCGTGGTCCTCCAGGTCAGCGAGAACGCGGTCAAGTTCCGCTACGGCCGCCTCCTGCCGCTCGCCCGCGCCGCCGTCGCCGCCGCCGAACGCGCCG contains these protein-coding regions:
- a CDS encoding glycoside hydrolase family 15 protein — translated: MDGAAREWATSGGQRYAPISDHGLIGDLRSVALVATDGTIDWYCCPDFDSPSVFAAILDAGRGGSFELAAAVPAHTKQFYFPDTNVLITRFFTEDGVGEVQDFMPVTGEPEPAEEDRHRLIRRVLCVRGALPFRMRAAPRFEYGTRPHTLRLAGDLAVFESEALSLALTSTVPLEADGPDVRADFKLAEGETAVFTLDRVGGEVAPRHCAHRDAEEQFGTTVRYWRHWLSSSRYRGRWREMVHRSALTLKLLTYAPTGAIVAAPTTSLPEELGGERNWDYRYVWMRDAAFCVYALLRLGFSEEARAFMGFVSRHVSPGDGCPSGPLQIMYGIDGRTDLAERELGHLEGYRGSAPVRVGNAAADQLQLDIYGALIDSFYLYDKWAEPISSEQWDHVCALVDWVCTHWDQPDEGIWETRGGRRNFLYSRLMCWVAIERAVRMANRRGLPADLPRWRTSRDTIYRRIMSHGWSEARRAFVQHEDGDVLDAAVLMMPLTKFIAPTDPKWLSTLDSLTEDLVSDSLVYRYDPQESPDGLRGDEGTFSICSFWYVEALTRAGRLDEASLAFEKMLTYANHLGLYAEEISHTGAQQGNFPQAFTHLSLISAAFNLDRALG
- a CDS encoding DeoR/GlpR family DNA-binding transcription regulator, with translation MSRDARWQALLELLVERGRLDVDETAAELEVSAATIRRDFDTLAGQQMLVRTRGGAVAHGVSYELPLRYKTARRASEKQRIAEAVAGLLAPGEAVGLTGGTTTTEVARALAVRGDLASGSPALTVVTNALNIAGELAVRPQFKIVVTGGVARAQSYELVGPLADGVLGQITLDVAVLGVVAFDVAHGAAAHDEAEAAINRLLCERAERVIVAADSSKLGRRAFARICPAGSVDTLVTDAAASPEAVRRFEEAGLRVLVA
- a CDS encoding SIS domain-containing protein; the encoded protein is MTHVEDELTSQPECWTRAATQAAEHTRALPAPGERVAVVGCGTSYFMAQAVAALREGAGQGETDAFAASEFPHGRAYDHVVALTRSGTTTEVLDLLDRLKGGTRTTALTADPDTAVTASADETVVLDYADERSVVQTRFATTALTLLRAHLGLHTGTVVEDARTALARPLPEGLVDCTQFTFLGRGWTVGLAHEAGLKMREAALAWTEAYPAMEYRHGPISVTTRGTATWMLGDAPDGLAEQVRDTGGAWIQGTLDPLAELVRAQRLAVAVAEARGLDPDRPRHLTRSVVLEP